Below is a genomic region from Calditrichota bacterium.
AATATGACAAAATAGGCAGGGATAATCTTGTAAAAGAGTGGCAGGCGAGAGGAATCAAAATTGATAGGCCAATCGCTTTAATAGAAATTCTCGAATATGATGAACTCGAGAACATTGACCGCTATACAAAAGGCAGGATCAAATCAGTCATTAGTGAGATCGAGGCTATTAGGTCGCTTGCGACACGCTTATCTCGAGATGATGCTATTGCATTGGAGCTTAGCCTCGCACGTGGATTGGACTATTACACAAGCACTGTTTTCGAAGTGAGAAGCGAGGAAGTTTCCATCGGGAGCTTAGGCGGTGGCGGGCGGTATGATGGATTAGTATCTGCTTTCTCAAAAGAATCAATCCCTGCCGTTGGAACATCATTTGGCATAGACCGGATAGTCGATGTTCTTCGTGAATTTGGATTGAAAGACAAGAAAACATTGCCAACTGTTGCAGTTCTATCCTCAGTGCCATTTGGGCGACAAATAGATGGTTCGATTGTAAGAATGCCGGAGGCAACAAAGAAGGTTTGTGAGTTCATTCGCAATGACGGCATTCCATGCGAGATTAGCTATTCGCCTGATGCCCCTCTTGGCAAGCAGATTCAATTATATGTACGCCGCGGGGTTGATTATGCAATTTTCCTAGACAATGAAATGGCTGATTCTGAAGCGTTACCTATTGAAATTAAGCATCTTGCCACCGGTGAGCAGCGCACCCTCACCCTCGCCGAAGCGGTGAAGTGGATTAAGGAAACGAAGAACAAAGGACTATGA
It encodes:
- the hisS gene encoding histidine--tRNA ligase, yielding MPDKPRITPALPRGMRDFLPDQLAVRRRVIETLRGVFELYGFQPLETPAMERLDVLQGKYGEEGEKLSYLVLKRGAEFERALEKVKAEGLTGAEAQRELADLGLRYDLTVPLARVVAMNQGKLQMPFKRYQIAPVWRADRPQAGRYREFTQCDVDIVGTDSPVADAEIIALIVNCFDRLDLDVRVVFNDRRLLRGVAESAGIPKEQFQEFCTTLDKYDKIGRDNLVKEWQARGIKIDRPIALIEILEYDELENIDRYTKGRIKSVISEIEAIRSLATRLSRDDAIALELSLARGLDYYTSTVFEVRSEEVSIGSLGGGGRYDGLVSAFSKESIPAVGTSFGIDRIVDVLREFGLKDKKTLPTVAVLSSVPFGRQIDGSIVRMPEATKKVCEFIRNDGIPCEISYSPDAPLGKQIQLYVRRGVDYAIFLDNEMADSEALPIEIKHLATGEQRTLTLAEAVKWIKETKNKGL